The proteins below are encoded in one region of Brassica napus cultivar Da-Ae chromosome A6, Da-Ae, whole genome shotgun sequence:
- the LOC106351229 gene encoding uncharacterized protein LOC106351229 isoform X1, whose product MASEAPSWADQWGNGGIGVMAAKEETTDGKKDASGKKSSKAKAGFNRAKMVAFIGVNWMKNLVHRKKKDATSS is encoded by the coding sequence ATGGCGAGTGAAGCACCGAGTTGGGCGGATCAGTGGGGGAACGGAGGAATTGGGGTGATGGCAGCGAAGGAGGAGACCACTGACGGTAAGAAAGACGCCTCCGGGAAGAAGTCCAGCAAGGCCAAAGCAGGGTTTAACCGAGCTAAGATGGTTGCATTTATTGGTGTCAATTGGATGAAAAATCTTGTGCATAGGAAGAAGAAGGACGCTACTtcttcataa
- the LOC106346424 gene encoding dehydrodolichyl diphosphate synthase complex subunit NUS1 isoform X2, with the protein MDFNDPMLALSSWIGQIGDFGLGLLWRFIHIVVTLCHIVSGIFEAVESYAISLGLIQKYSSIDIEKLKCLAVVVDIEAARDVSKVVELLQWLTTIGVKQVGLFDSQGLLKKSKDMILEMVPRSVLLQETGEKDTSGIALEFISSSDNKEAVVKAANILFQKYLKSRHPGKDEGENVFTETHLNEALRVVGESVHVPDLLLVYGPVRSHLGFPAWRLRYTEIVHMGSLKYMRYGSLLKAIHKFTGVRQNYGV; encoded by the exons ATGGATTTCAATGATCCGATGCTTGCCCTGAGTTCCTGGATTGGTCAA ATTGGTGATTTTGGACTTGGTTTGCTATGGCGTTTCATACACATTGTTGTGACCTTGTGTCACATTGTCTCTGGCATCTTTGAGGCGGTTGAAAGCTATGCGATCTCGTTAGGATTGATTCAGAAGTATAGTTCAATTGATATCGAGAAGCTCAAGTGTCTAGCTGTTGTAGTGGACATCGAAGCAGCTCGTGATGTTTCCAAGGTTGTTGAGCTTTTGCAATGGCTAACGACCATTGGGGTGAAACAAGTTGGTCTTTTTGACTCTCAAG GTTTATTGAAGAAATCCAAGGATATGATCCTTGAAATGGTGCCACGTTCAGTGTTGTTACAG GAGACTGGTGAAAAGGATACTTCGGGCATCGCTTTAGAATTCATTTCGTCGTCTGACAATAAAGAAGCTGTTGTGAAAGCAGCCAACATACTATTCCAGAAGTACTTGAAATCCAGGCATCCTGGGAAGGATGAAGGGGAAAACGTTTTTACAGAGACTCATCTGAACGAAGCATTAAGAGTTGTTG GTGAGAGTGTACACGTTCCTGATCTGTTACTAGTTTATGGACCTGTAAGGAGCCACCTCGGTTTCCCTGCTTGGAGACTTCGATACACCGAGATCGT ACATATGGGATCGTTGAAGTATATGAGATACGGTTCCCTTTTGAAGGCAATCCACAAATTCACAGGCGTGCGCCAAAACTATG GGGTTTGA
- the LOC106351232 gene encoding berberine bridge enzyme-like 2 — protein sequence MKLVCLISFFFFISTTSLAAVSPPNPTLYQNFLQCFSNQTKSPPNSLSDVVLPQTAPAFTPTLRAYIRNARFNTSTTSKPAIVIAARSEPHVQAAVLCTKSLNIQLKTRSGGHDYEGVSYTSNVPFFVLDMSNLRNITVVGESAWVGAGATLGEVYYRIWEKTKLHGFPAGVCPTVGAGGHISGGGYGNMIRKYGLSVDYVTDAKIVDVNGRVLDRKAMGEDLFWAIRGGGGASFGVILAYKITLVPVPPTVTVFRVEKNLDENAVDMVHKWQFVAPKTDPSLFMRLLLQPVTRNKAQTVRASVVALFLGKSSDVLSLLTRDFPELGLKQENCTELTWIQSVLWWANNDNATQVKPEILLDRNPDSASYGKRKSDYVEKEITKEGLDYLMRKMIEVGKTGLVFNPYGGKMSEVATTATPFPHRTKLYKVQHSINWKDPGTAAESSFLQQTRSFYSYMAPYVTQNPRHTYLNYRDLDIGVNTHGPNSYREAEVYGRKYFGENFDRLVKVKTAVDPQNFFRDEQSVPTLPSKA from the coding sequence atgaagctcgtttgtttgatttctttcttcttcttcatctcaacaacGTCTCTTGCCGCTGTCTCTCCTCCGAACCCAACACTCTACCAAAACTTTCTCCAATGTTtctcaaaccaaacaaaatccCCTCCTAACTCCTTATCCGACGTCGTCTTACCCCAAACCGCACCCGCTTTCACCCCCACCCTACGCGCCTACATCCGAAACGCGCGTTTCAACACTTCCACCACCTCCAAACCAGCCATCGTGATCGCGGCGCGTTCCGAGCCCCACGTCCAAGCCGCAGTCCTCTGCACCAAGTCCCTCAACATCCAGCTGAAAACGCGAAGCGGCGGCCACGACTACGAAGGCGTTTCCTACACCTCCAACGTCCCTTTCTTCGTCCTCGACATGTCCAACCTCCGCAACATCACCGTCGTCGGCGAGTCCGCGTGGGTGGGAGCCGGCGCCACCCTCGGCGAGGTTTACTACAGGATATGGGAGAAAACAAAGCTCCACGGGTTCCCCGCCGGAGTCTGTCCCACCGTCGGAGCCGGAGGGCACATCAGCGGCGGAGGATACGGTAACATGATCAGAAAGTACGGTCTCTCCGTTGACTACGTCACCGACGCGAAGATCGTGGACGTTAACGGACGCGTTCTTGATCGTAAAGCAATGGGAGAAGATCTCTTCTGGGCCattagaggaggaggaggcgcgAGCTTCGGTGTGATCTTGGCTTACAAGATCACGCTCGTCCCCGTCCCCCCGACCGTTACCGTCTTCAGAGTGGAGAAAAACTTAGACGAGAACGCAGTTGATATGGTTCATAAATGGCAGTTCGTTGCTCCCAAGACCGATCCAAGCCTCTTCATGAGGCTTTTATTACAGCCCGTGACGCGAAACAAAGCCCAGACGGTTAGAGCTTCAGTCGTGGCCTTGTTTCTCGGTAAGTCGAGCGATGTCTTGTCTTTGTTAACAAGAGACTTCCCAGAGCTCGGTCTGAAGCAAGAGAACTGTACCGAGCTTACGTGGATACAGTCTGTGTTATGGTGGGCGAATAATGATAACGCTACACAGGTGAAACCCGAGATCTTGCTGGACCGTAACCCGGACTCGGCGTCTTACGGGAAGAGGAAGTCGGATTACGTGGAGAAGGAGATAACCAAAGAAGGGTTGGATTacttgatgaggaagatgatcGAGGTCGGGAAGACAGGGCTGGTGTTTAACCCTTACGGAGGGAAGATGAGCGAGGTGGCTACGACCGCGACTCCGTTCCCTCACAGGACGAAGCTTTACAAAGTCCAGCACTCGATTAACTGGAAAGACCCGGGGACGGCAGCTGAGAGCAGTTTCTTGCAGCAGACGAGGAGCTTCTATAGCTACATGGCTCCTTATGTGACGCAGAACCCTAGGCACACGTATCTCAACTACAGGGATTTGGATATTGGTGTTAATACTCACGGGCCGAATAGTTACAGAGAGGCTGAGGTTTATGGGAGGAAGTACTTTGGAGAGAATTTCGATAGGTTGGTGAAAGTGAAAACTGCCGTAGATCCGCAAAACTTCTTCAGAGATGAACAGAGTGTACCTACCTTGCCTAGCAAGGCATAG
- the LOC106346424 gene encoding dehydrodolichyl diphosphate synthase complex subunit NUS1 isoform X1 gives MDFNDPMLALSSWIGQVSFLIGDFGLGLLWRFIHIVVTLCHIVSGIFEAVESYAISLGLIQKYSSIDIEKLKCLAVVVDIEAARDVSKVVELLQWLTTIGVKQVGLFDSQGLLKKSKDMILEMVPRSVLLQETGEKDTSGIALEFISSSDNKEAVVKAANILFQKYLKSRHPGKDEGENVFTETHLNEALRVVGESVHVPDLLLVYGPVRSHLGFPAWRLRYTEIVHMGSLKYMRYGSLLKAIHKFTGVRQNYGV, from the exons ATGGATTTCAATGATCCGATGCTTGCCCTGAGTTCCTGGATTGGTCAAGTGAGTTTCTTG ATTGGTGATTTTGGACTTGGTTTGCTATGGCGTTTCATACACATTGTTGTGACCTTGTGTCACATTGTCTCTGGCATCTTTGAGGCGGTTGAAAGCTATGCGATCTCGTTAGGATTGATTCAGAAGTATAGTTCAATTGATATCGAGAAGCTCAAGTGTCTAGCTGTTGTAGTGGACATCGAAGCAGCTCGTGATGTTTCCAAGGTTGTTGAGCTTTTGCAATGGCTAACGACCATTGGGGTGAAACAAGTTGGTCTTTTTGACTCTCAAG GTTTATTGAAGAAATCCAAGGATATGATCCTTGAAATGGTGCCACGTTCAGTGTTGTTACAG GAGACTGGTGAAAAGGATACTTCGGGCATCGCTTTAGAATTCATTTCGTCGTCTGACAATAAAGAAGCTGTTGTGAAAGCAGCCAACATACTATTCCAGAAGTACTTGAAATCCAGGCATCCTGGGAAGGATGAAGGGGAAAACGTTTTTACAGAGACTCATCTGAACGAAGCATTAAGAGTTGTTG GTGAGAGTGTACACGTTCCTGATCTGTTACTAGTTTATGGACCTGTAAGGAGCCACCTCGGTTTCCCTGCTTGGAGACTTCGATACACCGAGATCGT ACATATGGGATCGTTGAAGTATATGAGATACGGTTCCCTTTTGAAGGCAATCCACAAATTCACAGGCGTGCGCCAAAACTATG GGGTTTGA
- the LOC106397471 gene encoding arogenate dehydratase/prephenate dehydratase 1, chloroplastic isoform X2 produces the protein MALRCFPIWACPQTAYYHYPLLGFDIKRRRIPLWECSSSASQRAVTVVGGEVPYGRELKKPSDEMGLTQESPQPETFHRDLSMLPKPLTANSLTSSAGDDSKVRISFQGIPGAYSETAALKAYPNCETVPCDQFETAFQAVELWLVDKAVLPIENSVGGSIHRNYDLLLRHRLHIVQEVHLPVNHCLLGVPGVSIEDIKCVLSHPQALDQCVNSLNDLGIQRVSAKDTATAAQTVSSSGERSIGAVASVRAANIYGLDILAQNIQDDANNVTRFLILARDPMIPRTDRPYKTSIVFSLEEGPGVLFKALAVFSLRNINLSKIESRPQRRRPLRVVDGSNNGCAKYFDYLFYIDFEASMAETRAQHALGHLQEFTSFIRILGCYPMDLVS, from the exons atggCTCTGAGGTGTTTCCCCATCTGGGCTTGTCCCCAGACGGCTTATTATCACTACCCTCTGCTGGGTTTCGACATTAAACGACGTCGTATCCCCCTCTGGGAATGCTCCTCCTCGGCTTCCCAGAGAGCCGTCACTGTCGTTGGAGGGGAGGTTCCGTACGGACGTGAGCTCAAGAAGCCCTCTGATGAAATGGGTCTGACTCAGGAGAGTCCCCAGCCGGAAACTTTTCATAGAGACTTGAGTATGCTTCCTA AACCGCTAACTGCAAACAGTCTTACGTCTTCTGCTGGGGATGATTCAAAAGTGCGAATTTCGTTTCAG GGCATACCAGGTGCATATAGCGAGACAGCAGCACTGAAAGCATATCCAAACTGTGAAACCGTACCATGTGACCAGTTTGAAACTGCGTTCCAG gCTGTGGAGCTTTGGTTGGTGGATAAAGCAGTATTACCGATAGAGAATTCAGTAGGTGGTAGTATCCACCGTAACTATGATCTGCTTCTTCGTCATAGGCTTCACATTGTCCAAGAAGTTCATTTGCCTGTTAATCATTGTCTCTTGGGAGTCCCTGGTGTTAGTATAGAAGATATTAAATGCGTTCTAAGCCATCCTCAG GCGCTTGATCAATGTGTGAACTCACTTAACGATTTAGGCATACAGAGAGTCTCTGCAAAAGACACTGCTACTGCTGCTCAG ACTGTTTCTTCGAGCGGCGAGAGGAGTATAGGAGCAGTGGCGAGTGTGCGTGCTGCAAATATATACGGTCTAGATATTCTTGCACAGAACATACAA GATGATGCTAACAATGTGACACGGTTTCTTATACTTGCGAGAGATCCTATGATTCCAAGAACAGATCGACCATATAAG ACAAGTATTGTGTTCTCGCTAGAAGAAGGTCCTGGTGTGCTGTTCAAGGCCTTGGCtgttttttctttaagaaaCATTAACTTATCCAAGATAGAAAGTCGTCCGCAGAGAAGAAGACCGCTAAGAGTAGTTGATGGTTCTAACAATGGATGCGCCAA GTACTTTGATTACTTATTCTACATTGATTTTGAAGCTTCCATGGCTGAAACACGTGCTCAGCACGCCCTTGGCCATTTACAG GAATTCACCAGTTTCATCCGTATCCTAGGGTGCTATCCTATGGATCTAGTCAGTTAA
- the LOC106351229 gene encoding ankyrin repeat domain-containing protein 13C isoform X2, which yields MAKSSPVKIPATSLEDYAHSPFHYAVVLGDHVGLTRLVSSLPKLTEPEQIHTESDSASQERLAEQISASIDRRDVPLRETPLHLAVRIGDVFAAETISSAGADITLQNAAGWSPLHEALCRRNAEITETVLRHQRRSAWCKWRRRLPHLIAVLRRMRDFYMEISFHFESSVIPFVGKIAPSDTYRIWKRGGDLRADTSLAGFDRFKIRRASQSFLFLGDGDEFLDVAPGTLLVLNRDDKTISNAFENANDPISDGEIAGFCSRTSLYRPGMDVTKAELVEMTNWRRQVKTETVGEWRAKGYEVANVSFSFKSRRVVAVGETEQNSALDCKNNRSFSEPQRRPHGCSNAEEKEFQPSSSSRRSRKSVSLPAEGVSVAGSVPRIKEKEYVKSLSPSVWLTEDFPSKTEELLPLLDILANHVKAVRRMRELLTAKFPPGTFPVKLSIPVIPTVKVVVTFSKFVPLRPIDQFYTPLSSPRHLSAAVEDQCDVESEETSDIGTSTSSRSSFSTSSWRRLSITGTGKSAQRRLEEEQAQMVDPFSIATGYKWTSNSDKSGNESNHLLHVDSCNRMASEAPSWADQWGNGGIGVMAAKEETTDGKKDASGKKSSKAKAGFNRAKMVAFIGVNWMKNLVHRKKKDATSS from the exons ATGGCTAAGTCGTCTCCGGTGAAGATACCGGCCACTAGTCTAGAGGATTATGCTCACAGTCCATTCCATTACGCCGTCGTTTTGGGAGACCACGTTGGTCTAACTCGTCTTGTTTCCTCCTTGCCTAAGCTAACCGAGCCAGAACAAATACACACCGAGTCAGACTCCGCGAGCCAGGAGCGACTCGCCGAGCAAATCTCCGCCTCCATCGACCGCCGCGACGTTCCCTTGCGCGAGACGCCTCTCCATCTAGCGGTTCGCATAGGCGACGTTTTCGCCGCGGAGACGATCTCCTCCGCCGGCGCCGACATCACGCTCCAGAACGCCGCGGGATGGAGCCCCTTGCACGAGGCGCTTTGCCGCCGGAACGCCGAGATCACGGAGACGGTGCTCCGGCATCAGCGCCGCTCGGCTTGGTGCAAATGGAGACGGAGGCTGCCGCATTTGATCGCCGTCCTCCGCCGCATGAGAGACTTCTACATGGAGATTTCTTTCCACTTCGAGAGCTCCGTGATCCCCTTCGTCGGAAAGATAGCTCCTTCCGACACGTACAGGATCTGGAAACGCGGCGGAGATCTGCGCGCGGACACTTCTTTGGCCGGGTTCGACCGGTTCAAGATCCGCCGCGCGAGCCAGAGCTTTCTTTTCCTCGGAGACGGAGACGAGTTTCTCGACGTGGCTCCCGGTACGTTGCTTGTGTTGAACCGAGACGATAAAACGATCTCAAACGCGTTTGAAAACGCGAATGATCCGATTAGCGACGGTGAGATCGCCGGTTTTTGCTCTCGGACGAGCTTGTACCGTCCGGGGATGGACGTTACGAAGGCAGAGCTCGTTGAGATGACGAACTGGCGACGGCAGGTGAAGACTGAAACGGTCGGAGAGTGGAGAGCTAAAGGCTACGAGGTTGCGAACGTGAGTTTCAGTTTCAAGTCGAGGAGAGTTGTCGCTGTCGGAGAAACGGAGCAGAACTCGGCTTTGGACTGTAAGAATAATCGGAGTTTCTCAGAACCGCAGAGGAGGCCGCACGGTTGTTCCAACGCTGAGGAGAAAGAGTTTCAGCCGTCGTCGTCGTCGCGGAGGAGTAGAAAGTCGGTTTCTTTACCGGCGGAGGGGGTTTCGGTGGCGGGTTCGGTGCCGAGGATCAAAGAGAAGGAGTATGTGAAGAGTTTGAGTCCTTCGGTTTGGTTAACGGAGGATTTTCCTTCGAAGACGGAGGAGCTGCTTCCCCTGCTTGATATTTTAGCCAATCATGTTAAAGCTGTTCGGAGAATGAGGGAGCTGCTCACCGCTAAGTTCCCGCCGGGAACTTTCCCGGTAAAG TTGTCGATACCGGTGATACCAACGGTGAAGGTAGTCGTGACATTCAGCAAGTTTGTGCCTCTCCGGCCGATAGATCAGTTCTACACACCGCTATCAAGCCCGAGACACCTCTCGGCGGCAGTCGAAGACCAATGCGACGTGGAGAGTGAGGAAACATCCGACATAGGAACGTCAACAAGTTCACGCTCATCGTTTTCAACGTCGTCTTGGAGGAGACTGAGCATCACAGGCACCGGGAAAAGTGCACAGCGACGGCTGGAGGAGGAGCAGGCACAAATGGTGGATCCCTTTTCGATAGCGACAGGGTATAAGTGGACGAGCAACTCAGATAAATCAGGTAATGAATCAAACCACTTGTTACATGttgattctt GTAATAGAATGGCGAGTGAAGCACCGAGTTGGGCGGATCAGTGGGGGAACGGAGGAATTGGGGTGATGGCAGCGAAGGAGGAGACCACTGACGGTAAGAAAGACGCCTCCGGGAAGAAGTCCAGCAAGGCCAAAGCAGGGTTTAACCGAGCTAAGATGGTTGCATTTATTGGTGTCAATTGGATGAAAAATCTTGTGCATAGGAAGAAGAAGGACGCTACTtcttcataa
- the LOC106397471 gene encoding arogenate dehydratase/prephenate dehydratase 1, chloroplastic isoform X1, translating to MALRCFPIWACPQTAYYHYPLLGFDIKRRRIPLWECSSSASQRAVTVVGGEVPYGRELKKPSDEMGLTQESPQPETFHRDLSMLPKPLTANSLTSSAGDDSKVRISFQGIPGAYSETAALKAYPNCETVPCDQFETAFQAVELWLVDKAVLPIENSVGGSIHRNYDLLLRHRLHIVQEVHLPVNHCLLGVPGVSIEDIKCVLSHPQVLLTPFPSDSSKFTDVFVYLQALDQCVNSLNDLGIQRVSAKDTATAAQTVSSSGERSIGAVASVRAANIYGLDILAQNIQDDANNVTRFLILARDPMIPRTDRPYKTSIVFSLEEGPGVLFKALAVFSLRNINLSKIESRPQRRRPLRVVDGSNNGCAKYFDYLFYIDFEASMAETRAQHALGHLQEFTSFIRILGCYPMDLVS from the exons atggCTCTGAGGTGTTTCCCCATCTGGGCTTGTCCCCAGACGGCTTATTATCACTACCCTCTGCTGGGTTTCGACATTAAACGACGTCGTATCCCCCTCTGGGAATGCTCCTCCTCGGCTTCCCAGAGAGCCGTCACTGTCGTTGGAGGGGAGGTTCCGTACGGACGTGAGCTCAAGAAGCCCTCTGATGAAATGGGTCTGACTCAGGAGAGTCCCCAGCCGGAAACTTTTCATAGAGACTTGAGTATGCTTCCTA AACCGCTAACTGCAAACAGTCTTACGTCTTCTGCTGGGGATGATTCAAAAGTGCGAATTTCGTTTCAG GGCATACCAGGTGCATATAGCGAGACAGCAGCACTGAAAGCATATCCAAACTGTGAAACCGTACCATGTGACCAGTTTGAAACTGCGTTCCAG gCTGTGGAGCTTTGGTTGGTGGATAAAGCAGTATTACCGATAGAGAATTCAGTAGGTGGTAGTATCCACCGTAACTATGATCTGCTTCTTCGTCATAGGCTTCACATTGTCCAAGAAGTTCATTTGCCTGTTAATCATTGTCTCTTGGGAGTCCCTGGTGTTAGTATAGAAGATATTAAATGCGTTCTAAGCCATCCTCAGGTTCTTTTAACTCCATTTCCTTCAGACTCTTCTAAGTTCactgatgtttttgtttatctCCAGGCGCTTGATCAATGTGTGAACTCACTTAACGATTTAGGCATACAGAGAGTCTCTGCAAAAGACACTGCTACTGCTGCTCAG ACTGTTTCTTCGAGCGGCGAGAGGAGTATAGGAGCAGTGGCGAGTGTGCGTGCTGCAAATATATACGGTCTAGATATTCTTGCACAGAACATACAA GATGATGCTAACAATGTGACACGGTTTCTTATACTTGCGAGAGATCCTATGATTCCAAGAACAGATCGACCATATAAG ACAAGTATTGTGTTCTCGCTAGAAGAAGGTCCTGGTGTGCTGTTCAAGGCCTTGGCtgttttttctttaagaaaCATTAACTTATCCAAGATAGAAAGTCGTCCGCAGAGAAGAAGACCGCTAAGAGTAGTTGATGGTTCTAACAATGGATGCGCCAA GTACTTTGATTACTTATTCTACATTGATTTTGAAGCTTCCATGGCTGAAACACGTGCTCAGCACGCCCTTGGCCATTTACAG GAATTCACCAGTTTCATCCGTATCCTAGGGTGCTATCCTATGGATCTAGTCAGTTAA